The proteins below are encoded in one region of Sander lucioperca isolate FBNREF2018 chromosome 11, SLUC_FBN_1.2, whole genome shotgun sequence:
- the cbr4 gene encoding carbonyl reductase family member 4 isoform X1: protein MTSNATTLRRNMATSISARSCPVVTCSAAVSPAHLRGVLLSAMSRLAAVCGGSRGIGKAVSRLLAEKGCRLAVLSRNEDVARATVASLHGADHVAFSCDVSKEQEVQKTFETIQKTCGNISYLVNAAGINRDALLLRAKPEDMVAVLHTNLLGTMLTCRAALRCMLHTQGAAIVNIGSVVGLKGNAGQCVYSASKAGLEGFTRSLAKEVASRNIRVNLLAPGFIRTDMTAGLKEEDGVRSIPLGRFGKPEEVAQAVLFLLESSYVTGQVLVVDGGLQLAM, encoded by the exons ATGACGAGCAACGCAACAACACTGAGAAGAAACATGGCGACGTCCATAAGCGCCCGCTCTTG TCCTGTGGTGACGTGCAGTGCTGCGGTCTCTCCTGCCCACCTGCGTGGTGTCCTGCTGTCCGCCATGTCCAGGCTGGCAGCGGTGTGTGGGGGCTCCAGGGGCATCGGGAAGGCTGTGTCCCGCCTGCTGGCAGAGAAGGGCTGCAGGCTGGCTGTTCTGTCCAGGAACGAAGATGTTGCCCGCGCCACTGTGGCATCTCTACATGGAG CTGACCACGTGGCTTTCAGCTGTGATGTCTCTAAAGAGCAGGAGGTGCAGAAAACCTTTGAGACGATCCAGAAGACCTGTGGGAACATCTCTTATCTTGTAAATGCAGCGGGCATCAACAG GGATGCTCTGTTACTGAGGGCCAAGCCGGAGGACATGGTGGCTGTGCTTCACACCAACCTGCTGGGCACCATGCTGACCTGCAGGGCAGCACTGCGCTGCATGCTGCACACCCAGGGAGCCGCCATTGTTAATATAG GCTCTGTTGTGGGCCTGAAAGGGAACGCTGGCCAGTGTGTCTACAGTGCCAGTAAAGCCGGTCTAGAGGGCTTCACACGCTCTTTGGCTAAAGAAGTCGCTTCACGCAATATCAGAGTTAACCTGCTCGCTCCCG GTTTCATTCGCACTGACATGACCGCAGGGCTGAAGGAGGAGGACGGGGTGCGCTCTATCCCACTGGGGAGATTTGGCAAGCCGGAGGAGGTAGCTCAGGCTGTCCTCTTCCTTTTGGAGTCTTCCTACGTTACAGGACAGGTGCTCGTGGTGGATGGAGGACTGCAGCTGGCCATGTAA
- the cbr4 gene encoding carbonyl reductase family member 4 isoform X2 — translation MSRLAAVCGGSRGIGKAVSRLLAEKGCRLAVLSRNEDVARATVASLHGADHVAFSCDVSKEQEVQKTFETIQKTCGNISYLVNAAGINRDALLLRAKPEDMVAVLHTNLLGTMLTCRAALRCMLHTQGAAIVNIGSVVGLKGNAGQCVYSASKAGLEGFTRSLAKEVASRNIRVNLLAPGFIRTDMTAGLKEEDGVRSIPLGRFGKPEEVAQAVLFLLESSYVTGQVLVVDGGLQLAM, via the exons ATGTCCAGGCTGGCAGCGGTGTGTGGGGGCTCCAGGGGCATCGGGAAGGCTGTGTCCCGCCTGCTGGCAGAGAAGGGCTGCAGGCTGGCTGTTCTGTCCAGGAACGAAGATGTTGCCCGCGCCACTGTGGCATCTCTACATGGAG CTGACCACGTGGCTTTCAGCTGTGATGTCTCTAAAGAGCAGGAGGTGCAGAAAACCTTTGAGACGATCCAGAAGACCTGTGGGAACATCTCTTATCTTGTAAATGCAGCGGGCATCAACAG GGATGCTCTGTTACTGAGGGCCAAGCCGGAGGACATGGTGGCTGTGCTTCACACCAACCTGCTGGGCACCATGCTGACCTGCAGGGCAGCACTGCGCTGCATGCTGCACACCCAGGGAGCCGCCATTGTTAATATAG GCTCTGTTGTGGGCCTGAAAGGGAACGCTGGCCAGTGTGTCTACAGTGCCAGTAAAGCCGGTCTAGAGGGCTTCACACGCTCTTTGGCTAAAGAAGTCGCTTCACGCAATATCAGAGTTAACCTGCTCGCTCCCG GTTTCATTCGCACTGACATGACCGCAGGGCTGAAGGAGGAGGACGGGGTGCGCTCTATCCCACTGGGGAGATTTGGCAAGCCGGAGGAGGTAGCTCAGGCTGTCCTCTTCCTTTTGGAGTCTTCCTACGTTACAGGACAGGTGCTCGTGGTGGATGGAGGACTGCAGCTGGCCATGTAA